A window of the Trichoplusia ni isolate ovarian cell line Hi5 chromosome 4, tn1, whole genome shotgun sequence genome harbors these coding sequences:
- the LOC113493222 gene encoding adenomatous polyposis coli homolog, with protein MSSRDYYKVSYMNKGAERSRISMDHDVLDNDTEFNANQFKLYDDFTTDLRIAFNPLRRNFHDITRTDMMRRRGDPNDSGVDMENGNPLEEVTTSNDSDLLENEVMVDPWSSMDSSNSPLTDSGPSASEDCTPSTSSEPARGPLDASSPLSPDSRRLPDPKDTKTKVIPKHIPSKSSDKARSRDLTLDLETLEPDLLPRRPHFLDEDYQPPSKSNIECRIPKPHFLDHSPSPDEFDERSDITNPNFLDDEVDGDDNQAQKKAGALPKRPQKNQTSTYSSQEDRPHRTSYRSTLHYGLESAARSSERDKRASQLYRGTWPGERDVWTGHDSSSVRSFSSNGSAEGARPSSNLENKMECVCSLISLLSLSPENNADLSGPLLDMSRSVESCIAMRQAGCIPLLVQLIHSKVPRETRDRAAKALRNIIHTQTDDKAGRREARVWRLLEQVREYCYVLEDIVEMRKEGKEVVEDDATKHPSQSVAALMKLSFDEEHRHVVCQLGGLQALAALVSGDQAAHGSRTDDNTCLTMRKYAGMTLTNLTFGDGNNKSLLCSFKDFMLALVEQLESPNDDMRQVTAAVLRNLSWRADTNSKQVLREVGAVKGLTKAAMTCQKEATLKSVLSALWNLTAHCSMNKVALCSVEGALGFLVDMLSYNSPTKTLAIVENAGGIMRNVSSHIAVREDYRQILRERNCLSVLLQHLKSPSLTVVSNSCGTLWNLSARCPQDQQFLWDHGAVPMLRSLIHSKHKMIAMGSSAALKNLLNSKPGKTHIISLDTTAKNMNLPALPTLGARKQKALEQELDQNLAETCDNIEPATSPSTSNREEKNLFTATERQIAMNLERHRMTSSSPLMGTLTSQISLSHSAHLASYLSCSNTLLKGALVTRSNTGSAGNVNRSESKDSVTSTHSDSVFERVMRTGKVPVPTPRSKDLVKSETSSESFKMSSKQHKDSNFLRYPTQPPIPPPRSTTELRPNYTESGFDVDQDSCDQPIDFSRKYSETKNAESEVTEKPKTGKKYTKKDNSSTYGDYQETDLDQPTDYSLRYAEHQSETGSDISEPPGPSVHEDTIKHFATEGTPYETPAIFSTATSMSDLRVIGKETKKAITTAKPNPEAMTHSDEKDTCSIEDPPNHDNDVAASTPQSASVAEPIPEKRGVFDTKFSSGMISPEKPVNYCDEGTPGYFSRVSSLSSLGEPTEEDSLAKKNAMATINVEPSPPEPNTSCSAKDKEGSKAVTFATEPVSVCSGSPPPQRFVEDTPLMFSRSSSLGSLPECSQQDDQGSVLSEVSRLTSGCISPSEIPDSPGASVPLSPRTRAAPTQDILTAMSTPPQEPVCPGSVFEERVSRFVVEHTPAQFSAATSLSSLTIDDEPKLTKQSLKLLPRVRHEEIGSSSPSIHPEELQENRRLIPSLPSRNIFANEHLKGSQTPGEVCLVYCTEDTPALSKAGSRSDLSALSLESREPRASHDPHDLHDLHDTHDSHDLHDALEPHDTSDSSNLSDAADLLEECIQKGIAKVVKNKGPSDVSANNPYRDEVYRSLPPYLRSSTETVRMSHEFSGNVHDGVSEAPPLPPRPGRAPAPPRPPGPDSRRYEAPAGDKPRPRAAVPASLARNDSLSSLSLESFGSTDREIFEQVVAAGLGARAASAGQAGGGSFGSTDREVFERSVRRGMRRGRSDDRLEAARRRRPAPAPAPGRGPPSALARCGAAHALLEEVIARGARRPKTKNVAPPSAHAHREPRACARAGGRPPPGCERDRSNERLAPREHNLTLDSDPPDELDRSNESYADVLDGSWSDAESAPDAFDGNTLTKKNKNKLEWTDIKCTDIQPLEDLPQHLEENSKRSTDTWNDNTCPDDVTFPTISGSVHMVSSLRSEVAEPAGALPDLLAAGAGNGLAQARPDLTSRLEPGPATPLLQPALMLDSVPEPSFTSLVDDGDHKFDSIISAAIEKEAARLAAQLKNSHYSMETSVTSLTSLDLDNVKPPSHLGSLLSLSASGHWDDTSKVSKKSQKSRKKSLPVALMVKRALSNSMHQGSSEHLDSNPVSFLDNVKPPSEMEHIDMESSMISVSSIVSEVAELRDRTPVVFDFKQPVQDFPLCSTFTNTFHDLDKVNPPSLFDEIAESTTEVEQVTAHQVYDDCVSNTLNIVTDIPSGSENCTPLPSDMSSVESTPKRQRDPKYLTPKEKRHVSKDRYQTYTITDTVTDADVVLEVEEEFVTWTKSESDRSDEYVTATSDAKSRRKVSAKQRRLEDRARYQTQTVDINTILPQELPKVADPSLESLKQRLAAKKTLKQKRLEDAERFRTRTLSEDIPPSPTFVTKDANFENVETTTGYDSLSSNELNHQQICDDRQDDDVFSRGADSGHHEDDFELNSTQMQTYTKSFRNYLPVIESPAAVDMCVVNNLKNIEMTASYKRTLQMQPDKNQNPSSSDFASYEGDSNSEDKAQSESDPETPRPKPKIIKPARRDESLDSNDSAVDENETPKAIRGRKKAMYVSPYRRTVSATPKKPVTPLTKTAPKSAPPKLTNPIKANTSAKTTKPPAPKSISANTSPKKSIPKSPSKLQQKPICIPPVAAKPLPLERQGTFTKEESSVPAKDLPVPDKKTPAPRLSKAPAPNKNNTSPSRLPQYNRTRPASAKPAPAKPSTSRVAAKRSEPAMKNSPSNHSLQSNESGKTVTIASRSSRQGSTSSVNSVQSSKTNSKDIESKIASLWKKVEQAKKLPAKAEKKVWIEADKTEPPKLIRSSTFEGQPKAQMSSAPKQKSAIGIRVSQIPSLRPKTVPNKTTTQVNSAKKPNTRVFARKPVGGQVAS; from the exons ATGAGTTCGCGGGACTATTACAAAGTGTCGTACATGAACAAGGGAGCCGAGCGCTCCAGGATCTCCATGGACCACGACGTGTTGGACAACGACACGGAATTCAACGCGAACCAGTTCAAACTGTACGATGACTTTACAACGGACCTACGCATCGCCTTCAACCCCCTCAGGCGGAACTTCCACGATATCACCAGGACCGACATGATGAGGAGGAGGGGCGACCCCAACGACTCCGGTGTCGATATGGAGAACGGGAACCCACTCGAGGAAGTAACCACTTCTAATGATAGCGATCTG TTGGAGAACGAAGTGATGGTAGATCCCTGGAGCAGCATGGACTCCTCGAATTCACCGTTAACTGACTCCGGACCCTCGGCAAGTGAAGACTGCACCCCTTCCACTTCAAGCGAACCCGCTCGCGGGCCTCTAGACGCATCATCACCTCTATCGCCTGATTCGCGCCGCTTACCTGACCCAAAAGACACCAAAACTAAAGTCATCCCCAAACACATTCCCTCGAAGTCATCAGACAAAGCGCGCTCGCGAGACCTCACCCTTGATCTAGAGACCCTAGAGCCTGATCTTCTCCCACGCCGGCCTCATTTTCTTGACGAAGACTACCAACCGCCGTCCAAATCAAACATCGAATGCAGAATTCCCAAGCCACACTTTCTTGACCATTCTCCGTCGCCAGATGAGTTCGACGAGCGCAGTGACATCACAAACCCGAACTTTCTAGATGACGAAGTCGATGGCGACGACAATCAAGCACAAAAGAAGGCTGGTGCTCTTCCAAAGAGGCCACAGAAAAACCAAACCTCCACTTACTCCAGTCAGGAGGACCGGCCTCACAGGACCAGTTACCGTAGTACATTGCATTATGGGCTTGAAAGTGCGGCGAGATCGAGTGAGCGAGACAAAAGGGCTTCCCAGCTTTACAGAGGGACCTGGCCAGGAGAACGCGACGTCTGGACAGGTCATGACTCATCCAGCGTTCGCAGTTTTTCAAGCAATGGGTCCGCAGAAGGGGCGAGACCTTCATCAAACctagaaaataaaatggaatgCGTTTGTTCTTTGATATCACTTCTAAGCTTGTCACCGGAAAATAACGCAGATTTAAGTGGCCCATTACTGGATATGAGCCGATCAGTCGAAAGTTGCATAGCAATGCGCCAGGCAGGCTGCATTCCATTACTAGTTCAATTAATCCATTCGAAGGTCCCTCGGGAAACTCGAGACCGCGCAGCTAAGGCGCTACGTAACATAATCCACACGCAAACTGACGACAAGGCAGGCAGGAGAGAAGCTCGCGTGTGGAGGTTATTGGAACAAGTTAGAGAATACTGCTACGTTTTAGAGGATATAGTGGAGATGAGGAAAGAGGGTAAAGAAGTCGTAGAGGATGACGCAACGAAGCATCCGAGTCAGAGCGTTGCAGCTCTGATGAAATTATCGTTTGATGAGGAGCATCGACATGTAGTGTGTCAATTGGGAGGGTTGCAAGCTCTGGCTGCTCTCGTGAGCGGCGACCAGGCGGCACACGGTAGCAGAACTGACGACAACACGTGCCTCACCATGAGGAAATACGCCGGAATGACGTTGACGAACCTAACTTTCGGTGATGGAAACAACAAATCGCTTCTATGCTCTTTCAAAGACTTCATGTTGGCGCTTGTGGAGCAGCTGGAGTCACCCAACGATGATATGCGACag gTTACTGCAGCTGTGCTCAGAAACTTATCATGGAGAGCAGATACCAATAGCAAGCAAGTACTTAGAGAAGTTGGGGCCGTTAAGGGTTTGACTAAGGCCGCCATGACGTGCCAAAAGGAAGCCACCCTGAAGTCGGTCCTCTCAGCCCTTTGGAACTTGACAGCGCACTGCTCAATGAATAAAGTAGCCCTGTGTTCCGTTGAAGGAGCACTAGGGTTTTTGGTAGATATGCTTAGTTACAATTCACCAACGAAAACCCTCGCCATTGTGGAGAACGCAGGTGGCATCATGAGGAATGTGTCGAGTCACATCGCCGTTCGTGAAGATTACAGGCAAATTCTCCGCGAGAGAAATTGTTTAAGTGTCTTACTGCAGCACCTAAAGTCTCCGAGCCTCACTGTCGTCAGCAACTCGTGCGGCACGCTCTGGAACTTGTCGGCAAGATGTCCGCAGGACCAACAGTTCCTGTGGGACCACGGTGCTGTACCGATGCTCAGAAGCCTAATCCATTCGAAACATAAAATGATAGCAATGGGCTCTAGCGCTGCTCTTAAGAACTTGCTCAATTCAAAACCGGGTAAAACGCACATCATATCTTTAGATACTACGGCCAAGAACATGAATTTACCAGCTTTACCAACATTAGGAGCAAGGAAACAAAAGGCACTAGAACAAGAGTTAGACCAAAATCTGGCTGAAACCTGTGACAACATTGAACCAGCTACTTCACCATCAACGAGTAATAGGGaagagaaaaatctttttacagCCACAGAAAGGCAAATCGCTATGAATTTGGAAAGGCACAGGATGACATCGAGTTCGCCATTAATGGGGACTTTGACTTCACAAATATCACTGAGCCACAGCGCACACTTGGCAAGCTATTTGAGCTGCAGTAATACTTTACTTAAAGGAGCTTTAGTGACACGCTCCAACACCGGCAGTGCGGGCAACGTGAACAGATCGGAAAGCAAGGACTCTGTTACGAGCACGCATTCTGATTCTGTATTCGAACGGGTGATGCGGACTGGGAAAGTACCTGTTCCCACACCACGGAGTAAAGACCTGGTGAAGAGTGAGACTTCAAGCGAATCGTTTAAAATGTCTTCGAAACAGCACAAAGACAGCAACTTCCTTCGGTATCCAACTCAGCCACCTATCCCTCCGCCAAGAAGTACTACAGAACTGAGACCCAACTACACAGAATCCGGTTTTGACGTCGACCAGGATTCTTGCGACCAGCCCATAGACTTTAGCAGGAAGTACTCTGAAACCAAAAATGCGGAGTCGGAGGTAACTGAGAAACCCAAGACAGGAAAGAAGTATACTAAGAAGGATAACTCTAGTACTTACGGCGATTATCAGGAGACAGATCTTGATCAGCCCACAGACTATTCATTGCGTTATGCAGAACACCAATCGGAGACTGGATCAGACATATCCGAGCCTCCAGGGCCCTCAGTCCACGAAGACACCATCAAACATTTCGCTACGGAAGGCACTCCTTACGAAACACCAGCTATCTTCTCGACTGCGACTTCCATGTCAGATCTTCGGGTGATCGGTAAAGAGACAAAAAAAGCGATAACGACAGCGAAACCGAACCCCGAAGCAATGACGCATTCAGACGAAAAGGACACTTGTTCTATAGAAGATCCGCCGAATCATGACAACGATGTGGCTGCGTCGACTCCACAATCTGCGTCAGTAGCTGAGCCCATTCCAGAGAAACGTGGAGTGTTCGACACTAAGTTTAGTTCAGGTATGATAAGTCCAGAAAAGCCGGTGAACTACTGTGACGAGGGTACGCCCGGCTACTTCTCAAGAGTCAGCTCTTTGAGCAGTCTGGGCGAGCCGACCGAGGAAGACAGCCTAGCTAAGAAGAACGCTATGGCGACCATCAACGTGGAGCCTAGCCCTCCGGAGCCCAACACGAGCTGCTCCGCCAAGGATAAAGAAG GTTCGAAGGCAGTAACGTTCGCGACGGAGCCGGTGTCAGTGTGTTCGggctcgccgccgccgcagcgCTTCGTGGAGGACACTCCGCTGATGTTCTCGCGCTCCAGCTCGCTCGGGTCCCTGCCCGAGTGCTCGCAGCAAGACGACCAGGGATCTGTGCTGTCTGAAGTTAG CCGCCTGACGTCGGGCTGCATATCTCCGAGCGAGATCCCGGACTCTCCGGGCGCGAGCGTGCCGCTGTCGCCGCGCACCCGCGCCGCGCCCACGCAGGACATCCTCACCGCCATGTCCACGCCGCCGCAAG AGCCGGTGTGCCCGGGCTCGGTGTTCGAGGAGCGCGTGTCCCGCTTCGTGGTGGAGCACACGCCGGCGCAGTTCTCGGCCGCCACCAGCCTCAGCAGCCTCACCATCGACGACGAGCCCAAGCTCACCAAG CAATCATTGAAACTGTTGCCTCGAGTACGACATGAGGAGATAGGAAGCTCTTCGCCGAGCATCCACCCAGAGGAATTACAGGAAAACAGAAG ATTAATTCCAAGTTTGCCGTCTCGAAATATTTTCGCAAACGAACATTTGAAag GGAGCCAGACCCCGGGCGAGGTGTGCCTGGTGTACTGCACGGAGGACACGCCCGCACTGTCCAAGGCCGGCAGCCGCTCGGACCTGTCCGCGCTGTCGCTGGAGTCGCGCGAGCCGCGAGCCTCGCACGACCCGCACGACCTGCACGACCTTCACGACACGCACGACTCGCACGACCTGCACGACGCGCTTGAGCCCCACGACACGTCCGACAGCTCCAACCTCAGCGATGCCGCGGATCTGTTAGAGGAGTGTATACAAAAGGGAATTGCCAAG gTGGTCAAAAATAAAGGTCCATCCGACGTGTCTGCTAACAATCCTTACAGAGATGAAGTTTAT AGATCTTTGCCACCGTACTTACGTTCATCTACGGAGACCGTGAGAATGTCTCACGAGTTCTCTGGGAATGTCCATGATGG agtGTCAGAGGCACCCCCGCTGCCGCCTCGTCCGGGCCGCGCGCCTGCCCCGCCTCGTCCGCCCGGCCCTGACA GCCGCAGGTACGAGGCGCCCGCGGGCGACAAGCCGCGGCCCCGCGCGGCCGTCCCCGCCAGCCTGGCGCGGAACGACTCGCTGTCATCGCTGAGCCTGGAGTCGTTCGGGTCCACGGACCGCGAGATCTTCGAGCAGGTGGTGGCGGCGGGGctgggcgcgcgcgcggcgtcCGCCGGGCAGGCGGGGGGGGGC TCGTTCGGCTCCACCGACCGCGAGGTGTTCGAGCGCAGCGTGCGGCGCGGCATGCGGCGCGGCCGCAGCGACGACCGCCTGGaggccgcgcgccgccgccgcccggccccggccccggccccgggCCGCGGCCCTCCCTCCGCGCTGGCCCGCTGCGGGGCCGCGCACGCGCTGCTGGAGGAGGTCATCGCccgcggcgcgcgccgccccAAGACAAAAAACGTGGCGCCGCCgtctgcgcacgcgcaccgcgAGCCCCGCgcgtgcgcgcgcgcaggcGGCCGCCCACCGCCTGGCTGTGAGCGCGACCGCTCCAACGAGCGCCTCGCTCCCCGGGAACACAACCTCACGCTGGACTCCGACCCGCCCGACGAGCTCGACCGCTCCAACGAGTCCTACGCCGACGTGCTCGACGGCTCGTGGAGCGACGCCGAGTCCGCGCCCGACGCATTCGACGGCAACACTCTCACTAAGAAGAACAAGAACAAGCTCGAGTGGACCGACATCAAGTGCACCGATATCCAACCGCTCGAAGATCTTCCGCAACACCTAGAGGAGAACTCGAAACGCAGCACGGACACGTGGAACGACAACACGTGTCCCGACGACGTGACGTTCCCCACCATCAGTGGGTCCGTGCACATGGTGTCGTCGCTCCGCAGCGAGGTGGCGGAGCCGGCGGGCGCGCTGCCGGACctgctggcggcgggcgcgggcaaCGGCCTGGCGCAGGCGCGGCCCGACCTCACCAGCCGCCTGGAGCCCGGCCCCGCCACGCCGCTGCTGCAGCCCGCCCTCATGCTGGACAGCGTGCCCGAACCCAGCTTCACGTCGCTCGTGGACGACGGCGACCACAAGTTTGACTCCATCATATCGGCCGCCATCGAGAAGGAGGCGGCCCGCCTCGCGGCGCAGCTCAAGAACTCGCACTACAGCATGGAGACCAGCGTGACATCGCTGACGTCACTTGACCTCGATAATGTGAAGCCTCCCTCCCACCTCGGCAGCTTGTTGTCGCTGAGTGCATCTGGACACTGGGATGATACATCCAAAGTATCCAAAAAATCACAGAAGAGCCGCAAGAAATCGCTTCCAGTTGCACTCATGGTGAAACGCGCGCTCAGCAACTCTATGCATCAAGGCAGCTCCGAGCACCTCGACAGCAACCCCGTGAGCTTCCTGGACAACGTGAAGCCTCCCTCCGAGATGGAGCACATCGACATGGAGAGCAGCATGATCTCAGTGTCCAGCATCGTCTCCGAGGTGGCCGAGCTCCGGGACCGCACGCCCGTCGTGTTCGATTTCAAACAGCCCGTGCAGGACTTCCCTCTCTGCAGCACTTTCACGAATACTTTCCACGATCTGGACAAAGTGAACCCGCCGTCATTATTTGATGAAATAGCGGAGTCCACCACTGAAGTGGAACAAGTAACTGCTCATCAGGTTTACGACGACTGTGTATCTAACACCTTGAACATAGTCACGGACATTCCTTCAGGGTCTGAAAACTGCACTCCCCTACCGTCCGATATGAGCAGCGTCGAATCAACTCCCAAAAGACAGAGAGACCCAAAGTACTTAACGCCCAAGGAAAAGAGACATGTATCTAAAGACAGATATCAAACGTACACCATCACAGACACGGTGACAGACGCGGACGTAGTACTAGAAGTGGAAGAGGAGTTCGTGACATGGACCAAGTCCGAGAGCGACCGCTCTGATGAGTACGTGACGGCCACGTCCGACGCCAAGTCCCGGAGGAAGGTCAGCGCCAAGCAGCGGCGGCTGGAAGACAGAGCTAGGTACCAAACACAAACCGTCGACATTAACACCATTCTACCACAAGAACTACCCAAAGTAGCTGACCCGAGCCTGGAGAGCCTGAAGCAAAGACTTGCCGCCAAAAAGACGCTCAAACAGAAACGTCTTGAGGACGCGGAACGATTCAGGACCCGAACGTTGAGTGAAGACATCCCGCCTTCTCCCACGTTTGTAACGAAAGACGCAAACTTTGAAAACGTCGAAACCACGACAGGCTACGACAGCTTGTCATCCAACGAACTGAACCACCAGCAGATATGTGACGACCGGCAGGACGACGACGTGTTCTCACGCGGCGCCGACAGCGGCCATCACGAGGACGACTTTGAACTCAACTCCACACAGATGCAGACTTACACCAAGAGCTTCCGCAACTACCTGCCTGTCATAGAGAGCCCGGCCGCCGTAGACATGTGCGTCGTCAATAATCTCAAGAACATCGAGATGACGGCGTCCTATAAGCGCACGCTTCAAATGCAGCCCGACAAGAACCAGAACCCCAGCAGCAGCGACTTCGCCAGCTACGAGGGTGACAGCAACTCTGAAGACAAGGCGCAGTCGGAATCAGATCCCGAGACGCCGCGGCCCAAACCCAAGATCATTAAACCGGCGAGACGAGACGAGAGCCTGGACTCTAATGACTCAGCCGTGGATGAGAACGAGACTCCTAAAGCTATAAGAGGCCGGAAGAAGGCCATGTATGTGTCGCCTTACAGGAGGACTGTGTCGGCGACTCCCAAGAAACCTGTAACACCTCTGACTAAAACAGCGCCAAAGAGCGCTCCTCCTAAACTAACCAATCCAATTAAAGCTAACACAAGTGCCAAAACCACTAAACCACCTGCACCGAAGTCTATAAGCGCGAACACTTCCCCGAAAAAATCTATCCCGAAATCCCCATCGAAGTTGCAACAAAAACCAATATGCATACCTCCAGTAGCCGCTAAGCCATTGCCGCTAGAACGACAGGGGACATTTACTAAGGAGGAAAGTTCAGTGCCGGCGAAGGATCTGCCTGTGCCTGACAAGAAGACACCGGCTCCTCGGCTGAGCAAAGCCCCCGCACCTAACAAAAATAACACGTCTCCATCGAGACTGCCGCAGTACAATCGCACTAGGCCAGCTTCCGCAAAACCAGCGCCGGCCAAGCCATCTACATCAAGGGTAGCGGCTAAGAGGTCCGAGCCGGCCATGAAGAACTCCCCTTCCAACCACAGCTTGCAAAGTAATGAAAGTGGTAAAACTGTCACTATAGCGTCGAGAAGCTCTCGACAGGGCAGCACCTCCAGTGTTAACTCAGTGCAGTCTTCCAAAACCAACTCTAAGGACATTGAGAGTAAAATAGCGAGCTTGTGGAAGAAAGTGGAACAGGCGAAGAAGTTGCCGGCCAAAGCCGAGAAGAAGGTGTGGATAGAAGCAGATAAAACTGAGCCGCCCAAACTGATCAGGAGTTCCACCTTCGAGGGGCAACCGAAGGCGCAGATGTCTTCAGCCCCGAAGCAGAAGTCGGCCATCGGCATCAGAGTGTCACAAATACCCAGTCTGAGGCCGAAAACGGTTCCCAACAAAACCACTACTCAAGTGAACAGTGCTAAAAAACCGAACACCAGAGTATTTGCAAGGAAACCAGTCGGTGGGCAAGTCGCGTCCTAA